The genomic interval aaagaaagcaaacctcAGAAGTTTTCCTGACTCATTTTATACACAGGCTTGAAGGGAATCGTGCCCAGCCCGTGCCACTTCGCCTCTGGGAATTGTATGAGGCCTGAAGCTTTGATGTGTGAAGACTTGGACACGAAAGGATCGtacagcccacccagccccaggtGCCTGCCGTGGGACCTGTGCCACCCAGCAGGTCAGCTTAGAAGAGGGCCCTGTCCAACAAGGCCTGGAGCgcctgcacccacagcttctctgcgcAGCTgcgccagggcctcaccaccctccgaGTGAGGAATTCCCTCTCGCAGGTCACCAGAcctcctcttttctcaggtCAACACCTTGCCCCTTCACCAGCAGGCCGTGGAAAGTcggccagcacacagcacatgcACACGCGAGAAATGCCAGCTGTGCAGTTGACCCGCAGCCCTTTATTAGACTCTGTGCTGCGACGTCCCAGCACGGGCACGGTGCAAAAGGCCTGAGGGAGGCCGTCCTCgccccctgctgctggcagcaccggGCCCCTCACCCTGCGCTGCCCACAGGAGCCGCCGCCCTGCCGCGCCCTCAGCCTGGTGGTGAGGTGGTGACCGTGATGTCACAGTGGTGGCCATTGTGacccgcggggccgggagcagagcaaaggctgccggCCGGGGCCCTGCTCACTTCAGCCTGGTGAGGCGTGGAGAGAGGACGGACTTCCTTGACTCTCTTGCTTCTCACtgtggatgatcttataggtcgtttccgaccttgtgattcttgtgattctcaCTGTCGATGCCGAACATGGcggagaagaaggaggagacCCCCGACTCCGGGGAGCCAGGTGAGAGCCCCGGCTCGGGCTGTGGCTGCccgctgcagctgctgggcctGCAGTGTCCCCTTCTCCTCCaccccctccagccctgcccctcaGCCGGCGGCACAGCAGGCTCGGAGCAGGCCCTGGGGACGGACGGCCCCCAGGAACACCCGGCCCTGCCACGTGCTCACCGCTGCTCACGGctgctctctccttcctctgcagtgtgcGTGCTGTGCGGCCGGGCACAGGTGAACCCGGACATCTGCGGGCAGACATTTGCCAGCGGTGGGCTCTGTGCCCACCAATTCTGCTTGGTAAGTTCCCTCACGGGATAGGGCTCCTGCCACGCATGCTCCCTTCCTTTCCGGCCTCACGAGATCCcgctcttttctctcctgcagttcTTTGCCAATGGGCTTCTGGAGCGGAGAAGCCTAGCGGGCGAAATTTTTGGCTTCCCCATTGGCGCCATCCAGCACACGGTCCAGCTGGCAGGCCAGAAGGTGAGGAGCTGAACGGAACGGGGAGCTTGGTGCCGGCAGAGGCTCGCACCGGCTTCGCCGGGACACAAAGAAAGCGATCGCGGCCCTTCCAGCCAGCTCTGGGACATCGTCCCATCACAGCAGATGAGCCTCGTctgccaggcagctctgcagagtgtGAGGCAGCGGTGCCCACACCCTGCGCCCTGCCCGGAGAAGTGGGGCTGGCTGCCGAGGCCCCAAGCCCACCGCTAACGgggcctgctctgctctttccagaaCTGCTTTGTCTGTGGCGAGAGGGGAGCTGCCATCAACTGTGCGGACACAGGCTGTGAGCGCAGCTTCCACCTGCCCTGCGCTGAGGACGGGGAATGCGTCACGCAGCACTTTGGGCAGCACAGGTGAGGGCTGTCAGCAGGGAGGAACCCGCAGCGACACCTCCAGCATCCTGCCGCAGCCAGAGCCCAGGCCTGGCGCTCTGTTCCTGGTCCTCTGTCCTcctcacagcacttctcaccatgcccactccTTCTGTCCTCCCACGCAGGTCCTTCTGCTGGGAGCATCGCCCTCGGCAGGCAGCGGAGGCAACTCCATCGCAGAACACCGTCTGTGTCATCTGCCTGGAGCCCGTGGGGGACAGCACGTCCTACCACACCATGGTGTGCCCGGTGTGCAAACAGGCCTGGTTCCACCGGGGCTGCATCAGGGTAGGAGTCCTCCCCTCGCCCTGTGGGCACGgctggtgctctgcagcagccagccccGCTCACGCTCACGCTTGTGCTTGTCCTGCAGAAACATGCCCTGCACGCCGCCACCATGCTATTCTTCTGCCCCgtctgcagaggaaaaagacgATTCCGCTCCCAAATGATCGCGCTGGGGATCCAAATCCCCATCAGGTTGGTGttcttctgcccagctctgcgGACACTCAGGCACAGGTGCTGTGCCTGCCCAGGAACTGCCCCTGGCCCTGGCAGGCCATCCTGCGAGCACTGGTCTCAGcttcctggagaagctgggaaTGAGATCAAGGGAGATGAGCAGGGATGCCCTGAATCTGCCTCACACCTGGGGCACCCGAGACTCATCAGATTCCCTCTCTTCTCTGGCAGACTACCATCCTGGTGGGACGATGAAGCATACGAGCCGCTGCGACAAAGCTACAGTCGCTGCGATGCCAACCCGTGCGTCTACCGAGGAGGCAGGGAGGAGGGGTGAGTGACCTCCGCAGTCCTCTGGGGCTCTGCGTGGGATCTCAGCCTCACCATAGGCTTGGAATTATCCTTAGAGCAAAGACGGAGCACCAGAGCCatgctggctgctccctgccttggcTCACTTTGTCCTCACAGCCACAACCTGTTTGCTTCCCCAGGCTCTGGCAGCTGTACGTCTGCAGCTCCTGCGGCTCACAAGGCGCGCACTGGTGCTGCTCCTTCTGGGACATTGGCAGAAACGGCTGGGAGTGCGACGGCTGCGCTGGCAGGAGCACTGGTAAGAGGCAAAGAGCCGCGTGCCGTGGGACTGGGGCCGGCAAGGCCTAGCAAGGTGCTCAGGGTGGGCTCGCCACAGTCTCTCTGCCCCATGAGGGATGGCAGCCTGtcctgccctggggctgcatgTTCATCCTGCTGAGCTTCCTGTCTCTCCTTACAGCCTCCCGCACCAGCGCCGAGCttgccagccccagcacttcGAGCCAGGAGGTACCGGTGCCTTCCCCCGTCTTTGCAGGACctgaagacagcagcagctctggtccTGCTAcacaggcagctcccagcccatcCTGCAACTCCCAGCTGCCTGAGCTCAGCGTCCAGCCCAGAGTGACGGAGACTGAGCAGACCACCACCCGCTCACATCTCTCTGAGGAGCGGGACACAAGTCAGCAGCACCGAGGACGTGGTGGGAGAAGACGGGCACCAGCTGCAGGCGCTGAGACCTCCTCCCAGAGGCCCAGAAGACGGGGGACCACGCGGTCCTCCAGAACATCCCAGACACCTGCAGCCACAAATCGTCCCAGGCAGCGGGAGACTGGCCGTACAAGAAGCCGCTCCCCGTTGCAAGGCCGGGCCTCGGGCTCCCACAGTCGGCCCCAAAGACAACGTGGTGGGAGCCGTACAACACCTCGAGGTGCTCAGAGCGGCACCCACACCTCAACCAGACCAGCACCATCAAGGTCCTCGAGGGATTCCCCTCTGCCTGCACGCAGGAGACAATCCAGGCAACGAGGGCGGGCCCGCACTCGAAGCCGATCCCCACTGGGGCGTCGCGCTTCCACTTCCCGCAGCCGGCCCCGACGAGGCCGTGGGAGCCGGTCCAGGCAGCGGGGACCAGCCCGGGCACGAAGCCACTCCCGGGCAAAACATCCAAGAAGACGGCCCCACAGCCAGTCCCGAAGACGGCGCTGATGAAGCTGTGTCCCATCCCATCGTGATGGCTGTGGTCTCAAGCGGCAAAGAAAACCTTGAAGAGAGTCCACACATACCACCTTCATCCTTCGGTGGACCAGCCCGGGCACAAAGCCGCTCCCGGGTCCAGCATTAGAGAAGACACCCCCACAACCAGTCCCAAAGACAGCATGGAAACACCCACGTCCCATCCCCGCGTGACGGTTGTGGTTccatctttcaaaaaaaatacaccttCAACACACTCCCCACATGTTGGCTTCACTCGTCTCTGTCCTGCAGTAGGCAGTGTTAGGAGCTGAGACCGCGGGGTCGCCTTCtccccagcaccttcccagATGGTTGTCGTGGCGTTATCTTTAGATCTACCTGTGTCCGTGAAGGGGGACAGCATGCCCACAGGCCcagcagcctggaaaaaaagGGGTGTCAACAGTTTGCAGGCCAGTCCAGCCCTTTTCTGACTAATGATGGGAAAGGGGGACCCACAGATCCACATCCTGGGAAAcgggagaaggggagaaggggggaagGGTACGGAGGTGGGAGATAGGcctaacaacaaaacagcagcagtgatctgaggaggaaagtcAATTTCCTAAGCatggtatcggaatgcaagattACACAATCTAATACTTCACACAATCCTTGACTGCTGAGGTTAGCTGCTTCAGAGCCGTCCCGGCCAGAACGGCAGCAGCTGATTGCAAGGTACAGGGAGGTTTTGGTCAGTTCATTACCAGAGGAACTCCAAGCCTCCAACAGAGGAGCCAACAGAGCAGCCCAACAGTTCTTGTGAGAGCAGCGGGGATGTTCCAGTGTGACTCCAggactgcagccctgggcaaggcacagctcctctcctgtctCTGGCATGGTGACCGTTGCCAGCAGgccaaagaaagcaaacctcAGAAGTTTTCCTGACTCATTTTATACACAGGCTTGAAGGGAATCGTGCCCAGCCCGTGCCACTTCGCCTCTGGGAATTGTATGAGGCCTGAAGCTTTGATGTGTGAAGACTTGGACACGAAAGGATCGtacagcccacccagccccaggtGCCTGCCGTGGGACCTGTGCCACCCAGCAGGTCAGCTTAGAAGAGGGCCCTGTCCAACAAGGCCTGGAGCgcctgcacccacagcttctctgcgcAGCTgcgccagggcctcaccaccctccgaGTGAGGAATTCCCTCTCGCAGGTCACCAGAcctcctcttttctcaggtCAACACCTTGCCCCTTCACCAGCAGGCCGTGGAAAGTcggccagcacacagcacatgcACACGCGAGAAATGCCAGCTGTGCAGTTGACCCGCAGCCCTTTATTAGACTCTGTGCTGCGACGTCCCAGCACGGGCACGGTGCAAAAGGCCTGAGGGAGGCCGTCCTCgccccctgctgctggcagcaccggGCCCCTCACCCTGCGCTGCCCACAGGAGCCGCCGCCCTGCCGCGCCCTCAGCCTGGTGGTGAGGTGGTGACCGTGATGTCACAGTGGTGGCCATTGTGacccgcggggccgggagcagagcaaaggctgccggCCGGGGCCCTGCTCACTTCAGCCTGGTGAGGCGTGGAGAGAGGACGGACTTCCTTGACTCTCTTGCTTCTCACtgtggatgatcttataggtcgtttccgaccttgtgattcttgtgattctcaCTGTCGATGCCGAACATGGcggagaagaaggaggagacCCCCGACTCCGGGGAGCCAGGTGAGAGCCCCGGCTCGGGCTGTGGCTGCccgctgcagctgctgggcctGCAGTGTCCCCTTCTCCTCCaccccctccagccctgcccctcaGCCGGCGGCACAGCAGGCTCGGAGCAGGCCCTGGGGACGGACGGCCCCCAGGAACACCCGGCCCTGCCACGTGCTCACCGCTGCTCACGGctgctctctccttcctctgcagtgtgcGTGCTGTGCGGCCGGGCACAGGTGAACCCGGACATCTGCGGGCAGACATTTGCCAGCGGTGGGCTCTGTGCCCACCAATTCTGCTTGGTAAGTTCCCTCACGGGATAGGGCTCCTGCCACGCATGCTCCCTTCCTTTCCGGCCTCACGAGATCCcgctcttttctctcctgcagttcTTTGCCAATGGGCTTCTGGAGCGGAGAAGCCTAGCGGGCGAAATTTTTGGCTTCCCCATTGGCGCCATCCAGCACACGGTCCAGCTGGCAGGCCAGAAGGTGAGGAGCTGAACGGAACGGGGAGCTTGGTGCCGGCAGAGGCTCGCACCGGCTTCGCCGGGACACAAAGAAAGCGATCGCGGCCCTTCCAGCCAGCTCTGGGACATCGTCCCATCACAGCAGATGAGCCTCGTctgccaggcagctctgcagagtgtGAGGCAGCGGTGCCCACACCCTGCGCCCTGCCCGGAGAAGTGGGGCTGGCTGCCGAGGCCCCAAGCCCACCGCTAACGgggcctgctctgctctttccagaaCTGCTTTGTCTGTGGCGAGAGGGGAGCTGCCATCAACTGTGCGGACACAGGCTGTGAGCGCAGCTTCCACCTGCCCTGCGCTGAGGACGGGGAATGCGTCACGCAGCACTTTGGGCAGCACAGGTGAGGGCTGTCAGCAGGGAGGAACCCGCAGCGACACCTCCAGCATCCTGCCGCAGCCAGAGCCCAGGCCTGGCGCTCTGTTCCTGGTCCTCTGTCCTcctcacagcacttctcaccatgcccactccTTCTGTCCTCCCACGCAGGTCCTTCTGCTGGGAGCATCGCCCTCGGCAGGCAGCGGAGGCAACTCCATCGCAGAACACCGTCTGTGTCATCTGCCTGGAGCCCGTGGGGGACAGCACGTCCTACCACACCATGGTGTGCCCGGTGTGCAAACAGGCCTGGTTCCACCGGGGCTGCATCAGGGTAGGAGTCCTCCCCTCGCCCTGTGGGCACGgctggtgctctgcagcagccagccccGCTCACGCTCACGCTTGTGCTTGTCCTGCAGAAACATGCCCTGCACGCCGCCACCATGCTATTCTTCTGCCCCgtctgcagaggaaaaagacgATTCCGCTCCCAAATGATCGCGCTGGGGATCCAAATCCCCATCAGGTTGGTGttcttctgcccagctctgcgGACACTCAGGCACAGGTGCTGTGCCTGCCCAGGAACTGCCCCTGGCCCTGGCAGGCCATCCTGCGAGCACTGGTCTCAGcttcctggagaagctgggaaTGAGATCAAGGGAGATGAGCAGGGATGCCCTGAATCTGCCTCACACCTGGGGCACCCGAGACTCATCAGATTCCCTCTCTTCTCTGGCAGACTACCATCCTGGTGGGACGATGAAGCATACGAGCCGCTGCGACAAAGCTACAGTCGCTGCGATGCCAACCCGTGCGTCTACCGAGGAGGCAGGGAGGAGGGGTGAGTGACCTCCGCAGTCCTCTGGGGCTCTGCGTGGGATCTCAGCCTCACCATAGGCTTGGAATTATCCTTAGAGCAAAGACGGAGCACCAGAGCCatgctggctgctccctgccttggcTCACTTTGTCCTCACAGCCACAACCTGTTTGCTTCCCCAGGCTCTGGCAGCTGTACGTCTGCAGCTCCTGCGGCTCACAAGGCGCGCACTGGTGCTGCTCCTTCTGGGACATTGGCAGAAACGGCTGGGAGTGCGACGGCTGCGCTGGCAGGAGCACTGGTAAGAGGCAAAGAGCCGCGTGCCGTGGGACTGGGGCCGGCAAGGCCTAGCAAGGTGCTCAGGGTGGGCTCGCCACAGTCTCTCTGCCCCATGAGGGATGGCAGCCTGtcctgccctggggctgcatgTTCATCCTGCTGAGCTTCCTGTCTCTCCTTACAGCCTCCCGCACCAGCGCCGAGCttgccagccccagcacttcGAGCCAGG from Lagopus muta isolate bLagMut1 chromosome Z, bLagMut1 primary, whole genome shotgun sequence carries:
- the LOC125687335 gene encoding PHD finger protein 7-like, with protein sequence MPNMAEKKEETPDSGEPVCVLCGRAQVNPDICGQTFASGGLCAHQFCLFFANGLLERRSLAGEIFGFPIGAIQHTVQLAGQKNCFVCGERGAAINCADTGCERSFHLPCAEDGECVTQHFGQHRSFCWEHRPRQAAEATPSQNTVCVICLEPVGDSTSYHTMVCPVCKQAWFHRGCIRKHALHAATMLFFCPVCRGKRRFRSQMIALGIQIPIRLPSWWDDEAYEPLRQSYSRCDANPCVYRGGREEGLWQLYVCSSCGSQGAHWCCSFWDIGRNGWECDGCAGRSTASRTSAELASPSTSSQEVPVPSPTPAATNRPRQRETGRTRSRSPLQGRASGSHSRPQRQRGGSRTTPRGAQSGTHTSTRPAPSRSSRDSPLPARRRQSRQRGRARTRSRSPLGRRASTSRSRPRRGRGSRSRQRGPARARSHSRAKHPRRRPHSQSRRRR
- the LOC125687333 gene encoding PHD finger protein 7-like, translating into MPNMAEKKEETPDSGEPVCVLCGRAQVNPDICGQTFASGGLCAHQFCLFFANGLLERRSLAGEIFGFPIGAIQHTVQLAGQKNCFVCGERGAAINCADTGCERSFHLPCAEDGECVTQHFGQHRSFCWEHRPRQAAEATPSQNTVCVICLEPVGDSTSYHTMVCPVCKQAWFHRGCIRKHALHAATMLFFCPVCRGKRRFRSQMIALGIQIPIRLPSWWDDEAYEPLRQSYSRCDANPCVYRGGREEGLWQLYVCSSCGSQGAHWCCSFWDIGRNGWECDGCAGRSTASRTSAELASPSTSSQEVPVPSPTPAATNRPRQRETGRTRSRSPLQGRASGSHSRPQRQRGGSRTTPRGAQSGTHTSTRPAPSRSSRDSPLPARRRQSRQRGRARTRSRSPLGRRASTSRSRPRRGRGSRSRQRGPARARSHSRAKHPRRRPHSQSRRRR